In Pseudomonas nunensis, a single window of DNA contains:
- a CDS encoding GNAT family N-acetyltransferase, giving the protein MPDTQYALLDEPLWPLMNKFYRVHQSPMKAVRDAQLWVARRGEIVAALCLRPVAGGFWLTGLFVDPACREQGLAAALIAEAVKGLDSPVWLYCHPDLRGFYERRGFTFDPQMPYAMVERLTRYARSKPMIAMGLEPLVRSTNDNV; this is encoded by the coding sequence ATGCCAGACACCCAATACGCTTTGCTCGACGAGCCGCTGTGGCCGTTAATGAACAAGTTTTACCGCGTCCATCAATCACCGATGAAAGCGGTGCGCGATGCACAATTGTGGGTGGCCCGGCGCGGGGAAATTGTCGCGGCATTGTGTTTGCGACCGGTCGCGGGCGGGTTTTGGTTGACCGGCTTGTTTGTCGATCCTGCGTGCCGTGAACAAGGCCTCGCCGCCGCGTTGATCGCCGAAGCCGTCAAAGGCCTCGACAGCCCGGTCTGGCTGTACTGTCACCCGGATCTGCGCGGCTTTTACGAGCGCCGTGGCTTTACCTTCGACCCGCAAATGCCCTACGCCATGGTCGAGCGCCTGACCCGTTACGCGCGCAGCAAACCGATGATTGCGATGGGCTTAGAACCGTTGGTGAGGTCGACCAATGATAATGTGTGA
- a CDS encoding YihY/virulence factor BrkB family protein gives MIFPDMKGLPIHRVMVRTVTEFIDDEMSTYASALAYQMLFSLFPFILFLIALIGFLHLPDFFSWLRLQSELVLPPQALEQVNPVIDQLQQSKGGLLSIGIVIALYTASAGVRLMMSAMNAAYDVVEGRPVWKRFPLSIFYTIGIAGMLLAAAALMVLGPQVMGWIAAQVGLEDFIVTVWTIARWPVIVILMMVAVALIYYVMPDVRQEFRFITPGSVLAVVVWIIASLGFAFYVKTFANYNAMYGSIGAIIVLLLYFYISAAVLLLGAEMNAVIEHMSTEGKDPGEKVPGEHDHETKQHVSGLGRDHSLKPNTDEA, from the coding sequence ATGATTTTCCCGGACATGAAAGGTCTGCCCATCCACCGCGTGATGGTGCGCACGGTCACCGAGTTCATCGATGACGAGATGTCGACCTATGCCTCGGCGTTGGCCTATCAAATGCTGTTCTCGCTGTTCCCCTTCATTCTGTTCCTGATTGCCCTGATCGGTTTCCTGCACCTGCCGGACTTCTTCTCCTGGCTGCGCCTGCAATCGGAACTGGTGTTGCCGCCCCAGGCCCTGGAGCAAGTGAACCCGGTGATCGATCAGTTGCAGCAATCCAAGGGTGGTTTGCTTTCGATCGGTATTGTCATCGCCTTGTACACCGCTTCTGCGGGCGTGCGGCTGATGATGAGCGCGATGAACGCCGCCTACGATGTGGTCGAAGGCCGGCCGGTGTGGAAGCGTTTTCCGCTGTCGATTTTCTACACCATTGGCATCGCCGGCATGCTGCTGGCCGCTGCCGCGTTGATGGTGCTCGGGCCGCAGGTGATGGGCTGGATTGCCGCGCAGGTCGGTCTCGAAGACTTCATCGTCACGGTCTGGACCATCGCGCGCTGGCCGGTGATCGTGATCCTGATGATGGTTGCCGTGGCATTGATCTATTACGTCATGCCCGACGTGCGCCAGGAGTTTCGCTTCATCACGCCGGGCTCGGTACTGGCGGTGGTGGTGTGGATCATCGCCTCGTTGGGTTTTGCGTTTTACGTCAAGACCTTCGCCAACTACAACGCCATGTATGGCAGTATCGGCGCGATCATCGTGCTGTTGCTGTACTTCTACATTTCCGCCGCAGTGCTGTTGCTCGGCGCGGAAATGAATGCGGTGATCGAGCACATGTCGACCGAAGGCAAGGACCCTGGCGAAAAGGTCCCCGGCGAGCACGACCACGAAACCAAACAACACGTATCGGGACTGGGACGGGATCACTCGCTCAAGCCGAACACTGACGAAGCCTGA
- a CDS encoding class I SAM-dependent methyltransferase codes for MKPALLALTLSALLAPALAHAADAQPISAAQYAEVLKGTWRAPQNVVRDVYRHPQQSLQFFGLRPNQTVIEITPGSGWYSELLAPLLKDHGHYIAAVQAPTASDYARKSEETLKAKFAATPAQYAKAQVVEFDPKAPVLGKPGSADTVLTFRNVHNWVLADTAPLMFESFFKVLKPGGVLGVVDHRAKDGSSLDEIKHSGYLTTAYVVKLATDAGFKLEEKSEINANPKDTKDYPEGVWTLPPALTLGEKDKAKYVAIGESDRMTLRFVKPAK; via the coding sequence ATGAAACCTGCCCTACTCGCCTTGACCCTTTCCGCCCTGCTCGCCCCAGCCTTGGCCCATGCGGCCGACGCCCAGCCCATCTCCGCCGCGCAATACGCCGAAGTGCTCAAAGGCACCTGGCGCGCGCCGCAGAACGTAGTGCGCGACGTCTACCGGCATCCTCAACAGAGCCTGCAATTCTTCGGCTTGCGACCGAACCAGACGGTGATCGAAATCACTCCCGGCAGTGGTTGGTACAGCGAACTGCTGGCGCCGCTGCTCAAGGATCACGGCCACTACATCGCCGCCGTTCAAGCGCCGACCGCCAGTGATTACGCGCGCAAAAGCGAAGAAACCCTCAAGGCCAAATTCGCCGCCACCCCGGCGCAATACGCCAAGGCCCAAGTGGTCGAGTTCGATCCCAAGGCTCCGGTGCTCGGCAAACCCGGTTCGGCCGACACCGTGCTGACCTTCCGCAACGTGCACAATTGGGTACTGGCGGACACGGCGCCGCTGATGTTCGAGTCGTTCTTCAAGGTGTTGAAACCGGGCGGCGTGCTCGGCGTGGTGGATCACCGGGCCAAGGACGGATCATCGCTGGACGAGATCAAACACAGCGGTTACCTGACCACCGCGTACGTGGTGAAACTCGCGACGGATGCGGGGTTCAAGCTTGAGGAGAAAAGCGAGATCAATGCCAATCCGAAGGACACCAAGGATTACCCTGAAGGCGTCTGGACCTTGCCGCCAGCGTTGACGTTGGGGGAGAAGGATAAAGCCAAGTATGTGGCGATTGGCGAGTCGGACCGGATGACGTTGCGGTTCGTCAAACCTGCGAAGTGA
- the def gene encoding peptide deformylase, whose amino-acid sequence MIREILKMGDERLLRIAPPVPAEMFDSPELWQLIDDMFQTMESVGGVGLAAPQIGVDLQLVIFGFEHSERYPDAEAVPQTILINPLITPLSPTLEEGFEGCLSVPGLRGAVDRYQHIRYEGFDPKGQPITRIASGFHARVVQHECDHLIGRLYPSRITDFTKFGFTEVMFPDLDPNADD is encoded by the coding sequence ATGATCCGTGAAATCCTGAAAATGGGCGACGAGCGCCTGCTGCGTATCGCGCCGCCCGTGCCTGCTGAAATGTTCGACAGCCCTGAATTGTGGCAACTGATCGACGACATGTTCCAGACCATGGAAAGCGTCGGCGGCGTTGGCCTGGCCGCACCGCAGATTGGCGTGGACCTGCAACTGGTGATCTTCGGCTTCGAGCACAGCGAACGTTATCCCGACGCCGAAGCCGTGCCGCAGACGATCCTGATCAATCCGCTGATCACGCCGCTGAGCCCGACCCTGGAAGAAGGTTTCGAAGGTTGCCTGTCGGTGCCGGGCTTGCGCGGTGCGGTGGATCGCTACCAGCACATTCGTTATGAAGGTTTTGATCCCAAGGGCCAGCCGATTACGCGGATCGCCTCGGGGTTTCATGCGCGAGTGGTGCAGCACGAATGCGATCACCTGATCGGCCGTTTGTACCCGTCGCGGATTACCGACTTCACCAAGTTCGGGTTTACCGAAGTGATGTTCCCGGATCTTGATCCCAACGCCGACGATTAA